A DNA window from Oenanthe melanoleuca isolate GR-GAL-2019-014 chromosome 11, OMel1.0, whole genome shotgun sequence contains the following coding sequences:
- the MATCAP1 gene encoding microtubule-associated tyrosine carboxypeptidase 1 encodes MGSGAAGSGAAGGPGHGAPLCPCPAPRCPRGTRRLSETGAGPRRSEGAAGRGGLRAAASLPHIARGRGEEGGGRRSPCLLVALRPRNVEAERERFFRASFAYDPQFEYAEPVPAAVLDKYGAASDRFVAQAIRIIRAVLEKYGTYESFEVATGGRLLSKCQIWSVIRKYMQKEGCAGEVVVQLTDDLLSQAVMMVEDSRPTLAINLAGARQHWLEGMLRHEIGTHYIRGVNNTRQPWHSSEGRKQYSLKPANPTEEGLASLHSVLFRKQPFLWRAALLYYTIERASRLSFSALFRDLEQYVQDAGVRWEYCVRAKRGQTDTSQPGCFSKDQVYLDGILRILRHRQTIDFPLLAALGKVSYEDVNRLKEFGVLEKARIPHFMQDLERYMKQLDHIVTTNGLNEEELEQLLPD; translated from the exons ATGGGCTCGGGGGCCGCGGGCTCGGGGGCGGCCGGCGGCCCGGGTCACGGCGCTCCGCTCTGCCCATGCCCCGCGCCGCGCTGCCCGCGGGGAACCCGCCGCCTCTCCGAAaccggggccgggccgcggcggAGCGAgggcgcggcggggcgcggggggctGCGCGCCGCCGCCTCGCTGCCGCACATcgcgcggggccgcggggaggagggcggcgggcggcgcagcccctgcctgctcgTGGCGCTGCGGCCGCGGAACGTGGAGGCGGAGCGGGAGCGCTTCTTCCGCGCCAGCTTCGCCTACGACCCGCAGTTCGAGTACGCGGAGCCGGTGCCCGCCGCCGTGCTGGACAAGTACGGGGCCGCCTCCGACCGCTTCGTGGCTCAG GCCATCAGGATCATTCGTGCTGTCCTGGAGAAGTACGGCACCTATGAGAGCTTCGAGGTGGCCACGGGCGGGAGGCTGCTGAGCAAGTGCCAGATCTGGTCCGTGATCCGAAAGTACATGCAGAAGGAAGGCTGTGCAGGAGAG GTGGTGGTGCAGCTCACCGATGACCTCCTGTCGCAGGCAGTGATGATGGTGGAGGACAGCCGGCCCACGCTGGCCATCAACCTGGCCGGAGCCCGGCAGCACTGGCTGGAGGGGATGCTGCGCCACGAGATAG GCACGCACTACATCCGGGGGGTCAACAACACCcgccagccctggcacagctccgAGGGCCGCAAGCAGTACAGCCTGAAGCCTGCCAACCCCACGGAGGAGGGCTTGGCCAGCCTGCACAGCGTCCTGTTCCGCAAGCAGCCCTTCCTGTGGCGGGCAGCCCTGCTCTACTACACCATCGAGCGCGCCAGCCGCCTCTCCTTCTCGGCGCTCTTCCGGGACCTGGAGCAGTACGTGCAGGATGCCGGTGTCCGGTGGGAGTACTGCGTGCGGGCAAAGCGGGGCCAGACAGACACCTCTCAGCCAG GCTGTTTCAGTAAGGACCAGGTGTACCTGGATGGGATTCTCCGCATCCTGCGCCATCGGCAGACCATCGACTTCCCACTGCTGGCTGCGCTTGGAAAG GTCTCCTATGAAGACGTGAATCGGCTGAAGGAATTTGGGGTCCTGGAGAAGGCGCGCATCCCCCATTTCATGCAGGATCTGGAGCGGTACATGAAGCAGCTGGATCACATTGTCACCACCAACGGCCTGAacgaggaggagctggagcagctgctgcctgactGA
- the LCAT gene encoding phosphatidylcholine-sterol acyltransferase, with protein MGSSGAGVALLTLSLLLQPTSQFWLFNVLFPPTTTPEAPPTNSTPPVVLVPGCLGNQLEAKLDKPDVVNWMCYRKTEDYFTIWLNLNTFLPVGVDCWIDNTRVVYNRTSRKMSNAPGVHIRVPGFGKTYSVEYLDQSKLAGYLHTMVQNLVNNGYVRDQTVRAAPYDWRVGPQEQPEYFQNLKALIEEMHDEYQRPVFLIAHSMGNLHVLYFLLQQTQAWKDHYIGGFISLGAPWGGSVKPLRILASGDEQGIPLMSNIKLREEQRMTTTSPWMFPTTLAWPESHVFISTPSYNYTYRDYQRFFTDVNLEDGWYMWEDMKDLLKDLPPPGVDTYCLYGTGFPTAETYVYDERFPYEDPVDIIYGDGDDSVSTRSLELCKRWRDQQKQKVFVQELQGAHHFNMIFSNLTLSYINEILLGSKEEQGEPGQLRSSPEAGKLGKILREHKVLKKPKKN; from the exons ATGGGGAGCAGCGGCGCCGGGGTTGCTTTGCTGACGCTGtcgctgctcctgcagcccacgTCGCAGTTCTGGCTCTTCAATGTCCTCTTTCCACCCACCACCACGCCAGAAGCTCCCCCGACAAACAGCACGCCGCCCGTGGTGCTCG TGCCTGGGTGTCTTGGGAACCAGCTAGAAGCAAAGCTGGACAAGCCAGATGTGGTGAACTGGATGTGTTACCGCAAAACAGAGGATTATTTCACCATCTGGCTCAACCTCAACACCTTCCTGCCAGTGGGAGTTGATTGCTGGATTGATAACACCAG GGTGGTGTACAACCGAACCTCTCGGAAGATGTCCAACGCCCCAGGGGTGCACATCCGCGTTCCTGGCTTTGGCAAAACCTATTCTGTGGAATACCTGGATCAGAGCAAGCTGGCAG GCTACCTGCACACCATGGTGCAGAACCTGGTGAACAACGGCTACGTGAGGGACCAGACAGTTCGGGCAGCCCCCTACGACTGGAGGGTTGGACCCC AGGAGCAGCCCGAATACTTCCAGAACCTGAAGGCGCTGATCGAGGAGATGCACGACGAGTACCAGAGACCTGTCTTCCTCATTGCACACAGCATGGGCAACCTGCACGTCCTCtacttcctgctgcagcagaccCAAGCCTGGAAAGATCATTACATTGGGGGGTTCATTTCCCTGGGTGCCCCCTGGGGAGGCTCTGTCAAGCCCCTGCGTATCCTGGCATCCG GTGACGAGCAGGGCATCCCACTCATGTCCAACATCAAGCTCCGTGAGGAGCAGCGCATGACCACCACCAGCCCCTGGATGTTCCCCACCACGCTGGCCTGGCCCGAAAGCCACGTTTTCATCTCCACGCCCTCCTACAACTACACCTACCGCGACTACCAGCGCTTCTTCACCGACGTCAACCTGGAGGATGGCTGGTACATGTGGGAGGACATGAAGGACTTGTTGAAGGATTTGCCCCCTCCTGGGGTGGACACGTATTGCCTCTATGGCACAGGCTTCCCCACTGCAGAGACTTATGTTTACGATGAGCGGTTCCCTTATGAGGACCCTGTGGACATAATTTATGGTGACGGGGACGACAGTGTCAGCACACGGAGCTTGGAGCTGTGCAAGCGATGGCGTGACCAGCAAAAGCAGAAGGTGTTCGTCCAGGAGCTGCAAGGTGCCCACCACTTCAACATGATCTTCAGCAACCTGACACTCAGTTACATCAACGAAATCCTGCTGGGGAGCaaagaggagcagggggagccagggcagctgagaTCCAGCCCAGAGGCTGGGAAGTTGGGGAAGATCCTACGTGAACACAAGGTCCTTAAGAAGCCTAAAAAGAACTGA